A genomic region of Jeotgalibaca ciconiae contains the following coding sequences:
- the msrB gene encoding peptide-methionine (R)-S-oxide reductase MsrB, translated as MKENKEELRKKLTPLQYEVTQNEATERPFTGEYDDFYEQGIYVDIVSDEPLFSSTDKYDAGCGWPSFSKPISKLTEKEDTKLMRARTEVRSSEGDSHLGHVFEDGPQEMGGLRYCINSAALRFVPYEDLEKEGYGEYRSLFS; from the coding sequence ATGAAAGAGAATAAAGAAGAACTTCGTAAAAAATTAACACCATTACAGTATGAAGTAACTCAAAATGAAGCGACAGAGCGTCCTTTTACAGGTGAGTACGATGACTTTTATGAACAAGGAATCTATGTTGACATCGTAAGTGATGAACCTTTATTTAGTTCGACCGATAAATATGATGCAGGTTGTGGATGGCCGTCGTTTTCCAAACCAATTTCCAAATTAACAGAAAAAGAAGATACAAAATTAATGCGCGCACGTACAGAAGTAAGAAGTTCAGAAGGAGATTCTCATTTGGGACATGTATTTGAGGATGGACCTCAAGAAATGGGAGGACTACGTTACTGCATTAATTCAGCAGCTTTACGTTTTGTACCTTATGAAGACTTAGAAAAAGAAGGCTATGGAGAATATCGTTCTTTGTTTTCTTAA
- the queA gene encoding tRNA preQ1(34) S-adenosylmethionine ribosyltransferase-isomerase QueA: MLVKTSDFDFYLPEELIAQTPLENRADSRLLIVDSSSGDVSDNRFPAIINELQAGDALVLNNTRVLPARLHGVKPDTGGHLEVLLLNNQEGDTWETLVKPAKKAKKGTRVSFGGDTLTAVVTEELEHGGRIIEFEYEGIFLEVLESLGEMPLPPYIKERLDDPDRYQTVYAKENGSAAAPTAGLHFTKDLLEQIEEKGIHIAYLTLHVGLGTFRPVSADELDDHEMHSEFYYLPAETAEILNRVKKNGGRIIAVGTTSIRTLETVGTKYAGEIKADSDWTSIFISPGYKFKVVDAFITNFHLPKSTLVMLVSAFAGRETILNAYAHAVKERYRFFSFGDAMFIK; this comes from the coding sequence ATTTTAGTGAAAACAAGTGATTTTGATTTTTATTTACCAGAAGAGTTGATCGCTCAGACTCCATTAGAAAATCGAGCAGATTCTCGTTTATTAATAGTGGACTCTTCATCCGGAGATGTGTCTGATAACCGTTTCCCAGCTATTATTAATGAGTTACAAGCGGGAGATGCATTGGTATTAAATAATACACGTGTTTTACCTGCCCGCCTTCATGGAGTCAAGCCGGATACAGGTGGACATCTAGAAGTACTTCTTTTAAATAATCAAGAAGGAGATACTTGGGAAACACTAGTTAAACCAGCTAAAAAAGCGAAAAAAGGTACCAGGGTTTCTTTTGGCGGAGATACTCTTACTGCAGTTGTAACGGAAGAATTAGAACATGGTGGACGTATCATTGAATTTGAATATGAGGGCATTTTCTTAGAAGTTTTGGAAAGCCTAGGCGAGATGCCGTTACCTCCATATATTAAGGAAAGATTAGATGATCCTGATCGGTATCAGACGGTGTATGCAAAAGAAAATGGTTCTGCAGCTGCTCCGACAGCGGGATTGCATTTTACAAAAGATCTCTTAGAGCAGATTGAGGAAAAAGGTATTCACATTGCTTACTTGACTCTTCATGTTGGCTTAGGGACATTCCGTCCAGTATCGGCAGATGAATTGGATGATCATGAGATGCATTCGGAGTTTTATTATTTGCCTGCAGAAACTGCTGAAATTTTGAACAGAGTAAAGAAAAATGGCGGCAGAATCATTGCGGTCGGAACAACATCTATCAGGACATTAGAAACTGTTGGTACGAAATATGCTGGTGAAATAAAAGCAGATAGTGATTGGACCAGTATTTTTATCTCACCGGGATATAAGTTTAAAGTAGTGGATGCTTTTATTACGAACTTTCATCTGCCTAAGTCTACATTGGTAATGTTAGTGAGTGCATTTGCAGGAAGAGAAACAATTTTAAATGCATACGCACACGCAGTTAAAGAACGTTATCGCTTCTTTAGCTTTGGCGATGCAATGTTTATCAAGTAA
- the ruvB gene encoding Holliday junction branch migration DNA helicase RuvB, whose amino-acid sequence MENNRMLSTDVESWNEEEMEETLRPQTIQQYIGQEKVVNELNIYVQAAKHRNEALDHVLLYGPPGLGKTTLAGVIANEMGVQMHTTSGPAIEKPGDLMVLLNELSPGDVLFIDEIHRLPRIVEEVLYSAMEDYFVDIIIGQDATARPVHFSLPPFTLIGATTKAGSLSSPLRTRFGIVLRMDYYSDSDLTDIVVRSSNVLQTDIEEDGAKEIARRSRGTPRIANRLLKRVRDFSQVYADGVITQDVAKEGLTLLRVDKEGLDATDRRILTTMIDFYQGGPVGIGSIAATIGEDRETIEDMYEPYLLQIGFLQRTQRGRMVTRIAYEHLGYPFEK is encoded by the coding sequence ATGGAGAATAATCGTATGTTGTCTACTGATGTGGAAAGCTGGAATGAAGAAGAAATGGAAGAAACACTTCGGCCGCAAACGATTCAACAATATATTGGTCAAGAGAAAGTTGTAAATGAATTAAATATCTATGTTCAAGCAGCAAAACATCGGAATGAAGCGTTAGACCATGTATTGCTTTATGGGCCCCCTGGCTTGGGAAAGACAACTTTGGCAGGTGTCATTGCGAATGAGATGGGAGTCCAAATGCATACAACCAGCGGGCCTGCAATTGAGAAACCAGGAGACTTAATGGTTCTATTAAATGAGTTAAGCCCAGGAGATGTTTTGTTTATTGATGAAATTCATCGACTGCCGAGAATCGTTGAAGAAGTACTTTATTCAGCGATGGAAGACTATTTTGTAGATATTATTATTGGTCAAGATGCTACTGCTCGTCCCGTTCATTTTTCACTTCCTCCTTTTACACTGATTGGCGCAACAACGAAAGCTGGAAGTCTATCTTCGCCTTTAAGGACTCGGTTCGGTATTGTATTACGAATGGATTATTACAGTGATTCTGATTTGACCGATATTGTTGTTCGTTCTTCTAATGTATTACAAACTGATATTGAAGAAGATGGCGCAAAAGAGATTGCTCGTCGCTCACGTGGAACTCCCAGGATAGCGAATCGTTTATTGAAACGGGTACGGGATTTTTCTCAAGTGTACGCAGATGGAGTCATTACTCAAGATGTTGCTAAAGAAGGTCTTACACTGTTGCGGGTGGATAAGGAAGGCTTGGATGCTACAGACCGGAGGATTTTAACGACCATGATTGACTTCTATCAAGGTGGACCAGTCGGAATTGGCTCTATTGCAGCAACAATTGGAGAAGACCGCGAAACAATTGAGGACATGTATGAACCTTATCTTTTACAAATTGGTTTTTTACAACGAACACAACGAGGTAGAATGGTAACTCGAATAGCTTATGAACATTTGGGTTATCCATTTGAAAAATAA
- a CDS encoding YjzD family protein, with translation MKFIVCLIWGFILGHVAFYIGSALEGNSYDFISASIMGIVVAFIVFILTSMFPKKADAKV, from the coding sequence ATGAAATTTATCGTCTGTTTAATATGGGGATTTATCCTCGGACACGTTGCTTTTTATATCGGAAGTGCCTTAGAAGGTAATTCTTATGATTTTATCAGCGCATCAATTATGGGAATTGTTGTTGCCTTTATAGTGTTTATATTAACAAGTATGTTCCCTAAAAAAGCAGATGCGAAGGTATAA
- the ruvA gene encoding Holliday junction branch migration protein RuvA, with amino-acid sequence MYEYMNGKLISIHPLYIVLDVQGIGYQIQVANPFRFTSFLEQEVKVFIHQAVREDAITLYGFKDEHEKQLYLKLISVSGIGPKSGLSILANDDHTGLIQAIETENINYLTKFPGVGKKTASQIVLDLKGKLDDLLIEVGQLPLISDDKANGSNKHYVSEALEALKGLGYSPREINKIKPQLEETDVMNTEEVLRIAFKLLLKN; translated from the coding sequence ATGTATGAATATATGAACGGTAAATTGATTAGTATTCATCCGCTCTACATTGTTTTAGATGTACAGGGAATCGGTTATCAAATACAAGTTGCGAACCCATTCCGTTTCACTTCTTTCTTAGAGCAAGAAGTAAAAGTTTTTATTCACCAAGCTGTTCGAGAAGATGCGATTACATTGTATGGATTTAAAGATGAACATGAAAAACAATTATATCTTAAATTGATTAGTGTTTCTGGTATTGGTCCGAAAAGTGGTTTATCTATTTTGGCAAACGATGACCATACAGGGTTGATACAAGCAATTGAAACTGAAAATATTAACTATTTGACTAAGTTTCCAGGAGTAGGGAAAAAAACTGCTTCACAGATTGTGCTTGATTTAAAAGGGAAGTTAGATGATTTATTAATTGAAGTGGGGCAATTACCCCTTATTTCGGACGATAAAGCGAATGGCTCAAATAAACACTATGTTTCTGAAGCTTTAGAGGCTCTAAAAGGGCTTGGATACTCACCGAGAGAAATCAATAAAATCAAACCCCAATTAGAAGAAACAGACGTTATGAATACGGAAGAAGTATTGCGTATTGCTTTCAAACTATTATTAAAAAATTAG